Proteins encoded within one genomic window of Candidatus Methylomirabilota bacterium:
- a CDS encoding acyl-CoA dehydrogenase family protein, protein MTFVLTDEQRALKAAVADLCKQYAPEYWRDLDAKREYPERFIDELTKAGYLAALIPQEYGGPGLGIMEGALILEAINHSGGNAGACHAQMYIMGTVLRHGSATQKKTYLPKIATGELRLQAFGVTEPNAGSDTTKLQTTAIKNGDRYVVNGQKMFISRVLQSDLMLLLARTTPVDQVKKKTDGLSVFLIDIRPLKGKGLEVRPLRMMMNHSTNALFFDNMEIPAESLIGQEGRGFSYILDGMNAERILVASDSLGDARWFIDKAVAYASQRVIFGKPIGANQGVQFPIAKAHMAIEAADLMRTKAAKMFDAGIPCGPEANMAKYLASEAAIQAGDACVDCHGGYGFAEEYDVERKFREARLYRTAPINNNLVAAYVGEHVLGMPRSY, encoded by the coding sequence ATGACGTTCGTACTCACCGACGAGCAGCGGGCGCTGAAGGCCGCGGTGGCCGATCTCTGCAAGCAGTACGCGCCCGAATACTGGCGCGACCTCGACGCCAAGCGCGAGTACCCCGAGCGCTTCATCGACGAGCTCACCAAGGCCGGCTACCTCGCCGCGCTGATCCCCCAGGAGTACGGCGGGCCGGGCCTGGGCATCATGGAAGGCGCGCTGATCCTGGAGGCCATCAACCACTCGGGCGGCAACGCGGGCGCCTGCCACGCGCAGATGTACATCATGGGCACGGTGCTGCGGCACGGCTCGGCGACACAGAAGAAGACATACCTGCCCAAGATCGCTACCGGCGAGCTGCGCCTGCAGGCGTTCGGTGTGACCGAGCCCAACGCGGGCTCCGACACCACCAAGCTCCAGACCACCGCGATCAAGAACGGCGATCGCTACGTCGTGAACGGGCAGAAGATGTTCATCTCGCGGGTGCTCCAGTCCGACCTGATGCTGCTCCTCGCGCGCACCACGCCGGTCGACCAGGTGAAGAAGAAGACGGACGGGCTCAGCGTGTTCCTCATCGACATCCGGCCCCTCAAGGGCAAGGGGCTCGAGGTGCGGCCGCTGCGCATGATGATGAATCACTCCACCAACGCGCTCTTCTTCGACAACATGGAGATCCCCGCCGAGAGCCTCATCGGCCAGGAAGGGAGAGGCTTCTCCTACATCCTCGACGGCATGAACGCCGAGCGTATCCTCGTCGCCTCCGACTCCCTCGGCGACGCTCGCTGGTTCATCGACAAGGCGGTGGCCTACGCGAGCCAGCGGGTGATCTTCGGCAAGCCCATCGGCGCCAACCAGGGCGTGCAGTTCCCCATCGCCAAGGCCCACATGGCCATCGAGGCCGCCGATCTCATGCGCACCAAGGCGGCCAAGATGTTCGACGCCGGCATCCCCTGCGGGCCCGAGGCCAACATGGCCAAGTACCTGGCGTCCGAGGCGGCCATCCAGGCGGGCGACGCGTGCGTCGACTGCCACGGCGGGTACGGCTTCGCCGAGGAGTACGACGTCGAGCGCAAGTTCCGCGAGGCGCGCCTCTACCGGACCGCGCCCATCAACAACAATCTCGTGGCCGCGTACGTGGGCGAGCACGTACTCGGCATGCCGCGCTCCTATTGA
- a CDS encoding CoA transferase yields MDAPLADLLVADLTQNVAGPYCAQVLGDLGAEVVKIERIGRGDDARAWAPPYWGEESATFMAVNRNKRSLAVDLKAPDGRAVVERLLARADVFVQSLRAGAVEELGFGWERAREINPRLVYCSVTAFGTEGPLRDRPGYDPLMQAYGGIMSFTGHPGAAPARVPVSLVDMGTGLWAVTAILGALRERDRTGRGAHVTTALFDTALAWTAFQTNQYLGTGEVPTPQGSGTAMICPYEAFPARDAWVMIAAGSDALFVKACAALAVPALPQDPRFRDNPSRVANRKALVEALSAVTGALDSADVLARLQRAGVPCAPINTIDKVLAEPQTEASGMVVPVKHPRLPDYKALSLPIRWDGERAGVTRVPPLLGEHTAEVLAELGYDAATIQELARRHVVGL; encoded by the coding sequence ATGGACGCCCCTCTCGCCGACCTTCTCGTCGCCGATCTCACCCAGAACGTGGCGGGCCCCTACTGCGCGCAAGTCCTGGGGGACCTGGGCGCGGAGGTGGTGAAGATCGAGCGGATCGGCCGCGGGGACGACGCGCGCGCATGGGCGCCGCCCTACTGGGGCGAGGAGAGCGCCACCTTCATGGCGGTGAACCGCAACAAGCGGAGCCTCGCCGTCGATCTCAAGGCGCCCGACGGCCGCGCGGTGGTGGAGCGCCTGCTCGCGCGCGCCGACGTGTTCGTCCAGTCGCTGCGGGCGGGCGCGGTGGAGGAGCTCGGCTTCGGCTGGGAGCGCGCACGCGAGATCAACCCGCGCCTCGTCTACTGCTCGGTCACCGCGTTCGGCACCGAGGGCCCGCTGCGCGACCGGCCGGGCTACGACCCGCTCATGCAGGCCTACGGCGGCATCATGTCCTTCACCGGGCATCCCGGCGCCGCGCCCGCACGCGTGCCGGTGTCGCTGGTGGACATGGGCACGGGGCTCTGGGCGGTCACCGCGATCCTGGGCGCGCTTCGCGAGCGTGACCGGACCGGCCGCGGCGCCCACGTGACCACCGCGCTCTTCGACACCGCGCTGGCGTGGACCGCGTTCCAGACCAACCAGTACCTCGGCACCGGCGAGGTGCCGACCCCGCAGGGCTCGGGCACCGCCATGATCTGCCCGTACGAGGCCTTCCCCGCCCGCGACGCCTGGGTCATGATCGCCGCCGGCTCGGACGCCCTGTTCGTGAAGGCGTGCGCGGCCCTCGCGGTGCCCGCGCTCCCCCAGGACCCGCGCTTCCGCGACAATCCCTCGCGCGTCGCGAACCGGAAGGCGCTGGTGGAGGCGCTCTCCGCGGTGACGGGCGCGCTCGACTCCGCCGACGTGCTCGCGCGCCTTCAGCGCGCGGGCGTGCCGTGCGCGCCCATCAACACCATCGACAAGGTCCTCGCGGAGCCCCAGACCGAGGCCAGCGGCATGGTGGTGCCGGTCAAGCACCCGCGCCTGCCCGACTACAAGGCGCTGAGCCTGCCGATCCGCTGGGACGGCGAGCGGGCCGGTGTGACGCGCGTGCCGCCGCTCCTGGGCGAGCACACCGCCGAGGTGCTCGCGGAGCTGGGCTACGACGCCGCCACCATCCAGGAGCTCGCGAGGCGCCATGTCGTCGGACTATAA
- a CDS encoding enoyl-CoA hydratase-related protein has translation MSSDYKTLNVTRSADDFVVTVELNRPEALNAMNTAMGRDLLRCFEALKWDTIARAVVFTGAGTKAFCVGGDLKEREGMTDEAWRAQHVIFEEGAFLVLHCPVPVIAAVEGFAMGGGCELAVLSDFVVASETAVFAVPEVTRGIFPGIGGTQLLPRIVGGPLAKEMIFTGRRVDAREAKAIGLVNHLVPAGQARAKALEIAGTIADNGPVAVRKAKQAIGWGSETDLETALRLAIEAYNNTVTTEDRLEGVRAFNEKRKPRFKGR, from the coding sequence ATGTCGTCGGACTATAAAACGCTCAACGTCACGCGCTCGGCCGACGACTTCGTCGTCACCGTAGAGTTGAATCGTCCCGAGGCGCTCAACGCCATGAACACGGCGATGGGACGCGACCTCCTGCGCTGCTTCGAGGCGCTCAAGTGGGACACCATCGCACGGGCCGTCGTCTTCACCGGCGCCGGCACCAAGGCCTTTTGCGTGGGCGGCGACCTCAAGGAGCGCGAGGGCATGACCGACGAGGCCTGGCGCGCCCAGCACGTGATCTTCGAGGAGGGCGCCTTCCTCGTGCTCCACTGCCCCGTGCCGGTCATCGCCGCGGTGGAGGGCTTTGCCATGGGCGGGGGTTGCGAATTGGCCGTGCTGTCCGACTTCGTGGTGGCGAGCGAGACCGCGGTGTTCGCGGTGCCCGAGGTGACGCGGGGCATCTTCCCCGGCATCGGCGGCACCCAGCTCCTGCCGCGCATCGTGGGCGGCCCGCTCGCCAAGGAGATGATCTTCACCGGGCGGCGCGTGGACGCGCGCGAGGCCAAGGCCATCGGGCTCGTCAACCACCTCGTGCCCGCCGGGCAGGCCCGCGCCAAGGCGCTGGAGATTGCCGGCACCATCGCCGACAATGGGCCCGTCGCCGTGCGCAAGGCGAAGCAGGCCATCGGCTGGGGCAGCGAGACCGACCTCGAGACGGCGCTCCGCCTCGCCATCGAGGCCTACAACAACACCGTGACCACCGAGGACCGCCTGGAAGGAGTCCGGGCCTTCAACGAGAAGCGCAAGCCGCGCTTCAAGGGGCGCTGA
- a CDS encoding ABC transporter permease, whose translation MSTEAVMSGPAPRVETSGPGSLAWRQFRRNRLALVGLALVAALLGAAAFAPWLAPRDPAKQSLIEKRARPGAKYLLGADEFGRDILSRVIYGTRVALLVGTVSVLIALAIGLSLGSLAGFAGGWTDTLIMRAMEILLAFPYLLLAIAVVSALGPGVLNTTIAVGIWGAPTVVRLVRGSVLSLRESEYVAAARALGASGPGLVARHVLPNLLPTVIVYATLFMANAILVEAALSFLGLGVQPPTASWGLMVSTGRDLLLVAPHVATIPGVAIMIAVLGFNLLGDGLRDALDPRLRGDR comes from the coding sequence ATGAGCACCGAGGCGGTGATGTCGGGGCCGGCGCCGCGCGTGGAGACGAGCGGGCCAGGCAGCCTCGCCTGGCGCCAGTTCCGTCGCAACCGGCTCGCCCTCGTCGGCCTGGCTCTGGTGGCGGCGCTCCTCGGTGCCGCCGCGTTCGCGCCGTGGCTCGCGCCGCGCGACCCCGCCAAGCAGAGCCTGATCGAGAAGCGCGCCCGGCCCGGCGCCAAGTACCTGCTCGGCGCTGACGAGTTCGGCCGCGACATCCTCTCGCGCGTGATCTACGGCACGCGGGTGGCGCTGCTCGTGGGCACGGTCTCGGTGCTCATCGCGCTGGCGATCGGGCTCAGCCTGGGCAGCCTCGCCGGCTTCGCGGGCGGCTGGACCGACACGCTCATCATGCGGGCCATGGAGATCCTGCTGGCGTTTCCGTATCTCCTGCTCGCGATCGCGGTGGTCTCCGCCCTCGGGCCCGGCGTGCTCAACACCACGATTGCGGTGGGGATCTGGGGCGCGCCCACGGTGGTGCGGCTGGTGCGCGGCTCGGTGCTGAGCCTGCGCGAGTCCGAGTACGTCGCGGCGGCGCGCGCCCTGGGCGCCTCCGGCCCGGGGCTGGTGGCGCGGCACGTGCTGCCGAACCTCCTGCCCACGGTGATCGTCTACGCCACGCTCTTCATGGCCAACGCCATCCTCGTGGAGGCGGCGCTGTCGTTCCTGGGGCTGGGCGTGCAGCCCCCCACCGCGTCGTGGGGATTGATGGTCTCCACCGGGCGCGACCTCCTGCTCGTCGCGCCGCACGTCGCCACCATTCCCGGCGTTGCCATCATGATCGCGGTGCTGGGCTTCAACCTGCTGGGCGACGGTCTACGCGACGCGCTGGATCCCCGCCTCCGGGGCGACCGCTAG
- a CDS encoding hydroxymethylglutaryl-CoA lyase, with product MKLPPRVMLCEVGTRDGFQIEPDWIPTEAKVEVVNRLSATGVPRIEVTSFVSPKAVPALRDAEAVMAAITRRPGTRYAALVPNDKGAVRAVDAQVDAIHTVVSASESHNQANVNMSIAESLGKLRATMEVAHRAGVPVNSGISCSFGCPFETEVPVARLEEIVAALVDMGARGIGLADTTGMANPAQVSRVLERLVPRFPGVEWTLHTHDTRAMAIPNILAAMEHGVTCFDASIGGLGGCPFAPGASGNVCTEDLIHCLHAMGVDTGIDLGAYVATSRRVQEIVGHVLPGQIVKAGAWDRKYPLPDSVQAKLAGLRA from the coding sequence ATGAAGCTGCCGCCGCGGGTGATGTTGTGCGAGGTGGGCACGCGGGACGGGTTCCAGATCGAGCCGGACTGGATTCCCACCGAGGCCAAGGTCGAGGTGGTGAACCGGCTCTCCGCCACCGGGGTGCCGCGCATCGAGGTCACCTCGTTCGTCTCTCCCAAGGCGGTGCCTGCCCTCCGCGACGCGGAGGCGGTGATGGCGGCGATCACGCGCCGGCCGGGCACCCGCTACGCGGCGCTGGTGCCCAACGACAAGGGGGCGGTGCGCGCGGTGGACGCGCAGGTGGACGCCATCCACACCGTGGTGTCGGCGAGCGAGAGCCACAACCAGGCCAACGTGAACATGTCGATCGCGGAGTCCCTCGGCAAGCTGCGCGCGACCATGGAGGTGGCCCACCGCGCCGGTGTGCCCGTCAACTCGGGCATCTCCTGCTCGTTCGGCTGTCCGTTCGAGACCGAGGTGCCGGTGGCGCGCCTCGAGGAGATCGTGGCGGCGCTGGTGGACATGGGCGCGCGGGGCATCGGGCTCGCCGACACCACCGGCATGGCGAACCCCGCGCAGGTGAGCCGCGTGCTCGAGCGTCTCGTACCGCGCTTCCCCGGCGTCGAGTGGACGCTCCACACCCACGACACCCGCGCCATGGCCATCCCGAACATCCTCGCCGCCATGGAGCACGGCGTGACGTGCTTCGACGCCTCCATCGGCGGCCTGGGGGGCTGTCCCTTCGCGCCGGGCGCGTCGGGCAACGTGTGCACCGAGGACCTGATCCACTGCCTGCACGCGATGGGCGTGGACACGGGTATCGATCTGGGCGCCTACGTCGCCACGTCGCGGCGCGTGCAGGAGATCGTGGGCCACGTCCTGCCCGGCCAGATCGTCAAGGCGGGCGCGTGGGACCGCAAGTACCCCCTGCCGGACTCCGTGCAGGCCAAGCTAGCCGGCCTCCGCGCATGA
- a CDS encoding ABC transporter substrate-binding protein: protein MKQAIRLLAGLIAALLVLGAAGEAAAQKRGGTLTIVRPTDPVSLEPNLETTAPGAWVYFNMLEGLLTLDEKMQVKPALATSYEVMSPTKVRFKLRPNVKFHDGTPFNAEAVRFTYDRALNGKPPARWASLAGSLAGAEVVDNLTVDIVTKEPYGPILRTLAMYCMGIVSPTAVGKLGADFSRAPVGTGPFKFVEWKTNTHVIIERNNDYWGDKAFVDRVIFKVVPEEGARMLALQTGDADMVLFPAPAQLPALRKDPKYTVHETTGIRVVFAGLHAGLPPLDDVRVRQALLHAVDRKAILDNIMEGSAGPALGVLAPGVFGFKDMQLDKLYPFDRAKAKALLAQAGWTPGLDGIMQKGGQKLSLSWLTARGRYPKDGEITEAIQAMFKDIGVEAKVQVLEWAAVFQQVRGNPLNHHMFTLGWVTSNADADYSLYALFHSKQTPPTGWNTSRYANPRVDTLVEQARRSLNQTEREKLYGEVQDILAKEMVWIPVYTTKEIIVTRANVKGFHIHPVEYNLALWKTWIDK, encoded by the coding sequence ATGAAGCAGGCCATCCGGCTCCTCGCCGGGCTGATCGCGGCGCTGCTGGTGCTCGGCGCCGCCGGGGAGGCGGCCGCGCAGAAGCGCGGCGGCACCCTCACCATCGTCCGTCCCACCGATCCCGTGTCGCTCGAGCCCAACCTCGAGACGACCGCGCCGGGGGCGTGGGTGTACTTCAACATGCTCGAGGGGCTGCTTACCCTCGACGAGAAGATGCAGGTCAAGCCGGCGCTCGCCACGTCGTACGAGGTCATGTCGCCGACCAAGGTGCGCTTCAAGCTGCGCCCCAACGTGAAGTTCCACGACGGGACGCCGTTCAACGCGGAGGCGGTGCGCTTCACCTACGACCGCGCCCTCAACGGCAAGCCCCCCGCGCGCTGGGCCAGCCTCGCCGGCTCGCTCGCGGGCGCCGAGGTCGTCGACAACCTCACGGTCGACATCGTCACCAAGGAGCCCTACGGGCCCATCCTCCGTACCCTCGCCATGTACTGCATGGGCATCGTGTCGCCCACCGCGGTAGGCAAGCTGGGCGCGGACTTCAGCCGCGCCCCGGTGGGCACGGGCCCGTTCAAGTTCGTGGAGTGGAAGACCAACACGCACGTCATCATCGAGCGGAACAACGACTACTGGGGCGACAAGGCATTCGTCGATCGTGTGATCTTCAAGGTAGTGCCCGAGGAAGGCGCGCGCATGCTCGCGCTGCAGACGGGTGACGCCGACATGGTGCTGTTCCCGGCGCCCGCCCAGCTGCCCGCGCTCCGGAAGGACCCGAAGTACACGGTGCACGAGACCACCGGTATCCGGGTGGTGTTCGCCGGCCTGCACGCCGGCCTGCCGCCGCTCGACGACGTGCGCGTGCGCCAGGCGCTCCTGCACGCGGTGGACCGCAAGGCCATCCTCGACAACATCATGGAGGGCTCGGCGGGGCCGGCGCTCGGCGTGCTCGCGCCCGGCGTCTTCGGCTTCAAGGACATGCAGCTCGACAAGCTCTATCCCTTTGACCGAGCCAAGGCCAAGGCCCTGCTCGCGCAGGCCGGCTGGACGCCCGGCCTCGACGGCATCATGCAGAAGGGCGGGCAGAAGCTCTCGCTGTCCTGGCTGACCGCGCGCGGGCGCTATCCCAAGGACGGCGAGATCACCGAGGCCATCCAGGCCATGTTCAAGGACATCGGTGTCGAGGCGAAGGTACAGGTGCTGGAGTGGGCGGCGGTGTTCCAGCAGGTCCGAGGCAACCCCCTCAACCACCACATGTTCACGCTGGGCTGGGTGACATCGAACGCCGACGCCGACTACTCCCTCTACGCGCTCTTCCACAGCAAGCAAACGCCGCCCACGGGCTGGAATACCTCACGGTATGCGAACCCGAGGGTCGATACCCTCGTCGAGCAGGCGCGGCGCAGCCTCAACCAGACCGAGCGAGAGAAGCTCTACGGCGAGGTGCAGGACATTCTCGCCAAGGAGATGGTGTGGATCCCCGTGTACACCACGAAGGAGATCATCGTCACCCGCGCCAACGTGAAGGGTTTCCACATCCACCCCGTCGAGTACAACCTCGCCCTCTGGAAGACCTGGATAGACAAATAG
- a CDS encoding 2-dehydropantoate 2-reductase, protein MAVTVYGAGAIGGITGAALARAGRDVLLVDIERAHVDAMNAHGLTIERADGEVTVPVRAATPDAMPVHLDLVLLAVKSHHTAAALDVLAPRLAPDGVIVSLQNGLSEELIAARVGAPRTMGCLVNWAADWLAPGRIQHGGEGAFVVGELDGADSPRARAIASLLAPVTETRVTSNIWGYKWAKHVYGAVLFATALVDAHIYDVVERSPEIQHMLACLVAEGIAVADAWGVAVEPFDEFDPAWYRAAAKGDTTARGHAMAAIAAHYRAHTKTKSGIWRDLAVRRRKTEVDGQTAVTAAKARARGVSAPLTARLIELIEDLESGRRPMAWSNLDEMVKVAPPLTRKEMSR, encoded by the coding sequence ATGGCCGTCACGGTGTACGGTGCGGGCGCGATCGGCGGCATCACCGGCGCCGCGCTCGCGCGAGCCGGCCGCGACGTGCTGCTCGTGGACATCGAGCGCGCGCACGTCGACGCGATGAACGCCCATGGCCTGACCATCGAGCGCGCCGACGGTGAGGTGACGGTGCCGGTACGCGCCGCCACGCCGGACGCGATGCCGGTCCACCTGGACCTGGTGCTCCTCGCCGTCAAGTCGCACCACACCGCCGCCGCCCTCGACGTGCTGGCGCCCCGCCTCGCGCCCGACGGCGTGATCGTGTCGCTGCAGAACGGGCTCAGCGAGGAGTTGATCGCGGCGCGGGTGGGCGCCCCCCGCACCATGGGCTGTCTCGTCAACTGGGCCGCGGACTGGCTCGCGCCCGGGCGGATCCAGCACGGCGGCGAGGGGGCCTTCGTCGTCGGCGAGCTGGACGGTGCCGACTCGCCGCGGGCGCGCGCGATCGCGTCGTTACTCGCGCCGGTGACAGAGACGCGGGTCACCAGCAACATCTGGGGCTACAAGTGGGCCAAGCACGTGTACGGCGCCGTGCTCTTCGCCACCGCCCTCGTGGACGCCCACATCTACGACGTGGTCGAGCGGAGCCCGGAGATCCAGCACATGCTCGCCTGCCTGGTCGCGGAGGGCATCGCGGTGGCCGACGCCTGGGGCGTGGCCGTCGAGCCCTTCGACGAGTTCGATCCCGCGTGGTACCGCGCCGCCGCCAAGGGCGACACCACCGCGCGCGGCCACGCCATGGCGGCGATCGCCGCGCACTATCGCGCGCACACCAAGACCAAGAGCGGCATCTGGCGTGACCTCGCGGTGCGCCGGCGCAAGACCGAGGTGGACGGCCAGACCGCGGTCACCGCCGCGAAGGCCCGGGCCCGCGGGGTGTCCGCGCCGCTCACCGCGCGGCTCATCGAGCTGATCGAGGATCTCGAGTCCGGCCGGCGCCCGATGGCGTGGTCGAATCTCGACGAGATGGTGAAGGTGGCTCCGCCTCTCACGCGAAAGGAGATGTCCCGATGA
- a CDS encoding GNAT family protein — protein sequence MLGPVIEGERIRLEPPRAEFLPAYRRWFADMEVTRYMLYRHPLSDKGETEWLERTATDDKMVMWAIIAKPSGRLVGNSGIHDINWRNRHAMTGIVIGEKDEWGKGYAGEAMRLRTRYAFLELGLEKLITTVVNPNEASRRALERAGYKQCGLYRRHFLVDGRWHDMWIGEILKDEWAVRGGTP from the coding sequence GTGCTCGGCCCGGTGATCGAGGGCGAGCGCATCCGGCTCGAGCCGCCGCGGGCCGAGTTCCTGCCCGCCTACCGGCGGTGGTTCGCCGACATGGAGGTGACGCGCTACATGCTCTACCGCCATCCCCTCTCGGACAAGGGGGAGACGGAGTGGCTGGAGCGCACCGCGACGGACGACAAGATGGTGATGTGGGCCATCATCGCCAAGCCGAGCGGGCGCCTCGTCGGCAACAGCGGCATTCACGACATCAACTGGCGCAATCGCCACGCGATGACGGGCATCGTGATCGGAGAGAAGGACGAGTGGGGCAAGGGCTACGCCGGCGAGGCCATGCGCCTTCGCACCCGCTACGCCTTCCTCGAGCTGGGGCTCGAAAAGCTGATCACCACGGTGGTGAATCCGAACGAGGCGAGCCGCCGCGCCCTGGAGCGGGCCGGCTACAAGCAGTGCGGGCTCTACCGGCGCCACTTCCTGGTGGACGGCCGGTGGCACGACATGTGGATCGGCGAGATCCTGAAAGACGAGTGGGCGGTCAGAGGGGGGACGCCATGA
- a CDS encoding RidA family protein, with the protein MADMIRRLRGSATGRNRGSIYRDLVWTVATAPDRTQGVKGQTEQCLTALDKSLAEAGADKTRILSAQIFLADMATKAEMDAVWNAWIGPDPDHWPQRACVGAPLADGCLVEIILTAART; encoded by the coding sequence ATGGCCGACATGATCCGTCGTCTTCGCGGGAGCGCGACCGGCCGCAACCGCGGCTCCATCTACCGCGACCTCGTGTGGACGGTCGCCACCGCACCGGACCGGACGCAAGGCGTGAAGGGCCAGACCGAGCAGTGCCTCACCGCGCTCGACAAGAGCCTCGCCGAGGCGGGCGCGGACAAGACCCGCATCCTCTCCGCCCAGATCTTCCTCGCCGACATGGCCACCAAGGCCGAGATGGACGCGGTGTGGAACGCCTGGATCGGCCCCGATCCCGACCACTGGCCGCAGCGGGCCTGCGTGGGGGCGCCCCTCGCCGACGGCTGCCTGGTGGAGATCATCCTCACCGCGGCCCGGACCTGA
- a CDS encoding ABC transporter permease: protein MLTFIVRRLLLAVPVLLGVVFVVMLTVDLLPGDAVSLMLGEHATPQAVAALRDHLGLDKPLATRYVQYVGRLLTGDLGRSIQQNRPVAAELADAWPATLELTVAALVLAAFFGVGAGVVSAVWPSSFFDTLARLGSLFGLSLPVFWTGLVLIVIFAWWLPWLPVGGTGSPSHLVLPAVALALPSTAMIARMTRSSVLEVLREDYVRTARAKGVRERWVVTKHALRNAAIPVLTLLGLQAGQLMGGAVLTETVFAWPGLGRLMVKAIFARDYVLLQGAVLVFSLAFVLVNLIVDLSYGALDPRVSRQG, encoded by the coding sequence ATGCTGACCTTCATCGTCCGCCGCCTTCTCCTCGCGGTGCCGGTGCTGCTGGGCGTGGTGTTCGTGGTCATGCTGACCGTGGACCTCCTGCCCGGCGACGCCGTCTCCCTCATGCTGGGCGAGCACGCCACCCCGCAGGCGGTGGCGGCGCTCCGCGACCACCTCGGCCTCGACAAGCCGCTCGCCACCCGCTACGTGCAGTACGTGGGCCGGCTCCTCACCGGCGATCTCGGCCGCTCCATCCAGCAGAACCGGCCGGTGGCGGCGGAGCTGGCCGACGCATGGCCGGCCACGCTCGAGCTCACCGTCGCCGCGCTGGTCCTCGCCGCGTTCTTCGGCGTGGGGGCGGGCGTGGTCTCGGCGGTGTGGCCGTCGTCGTTCTTCGACACGCTCGCGCGGCTCGGCTCGCTGTTCGGGCTCTCGCTCCCCGTGTTCTGGACGGGGCTCGTGCTCATCGTGATCTTTGCGTGGTGGCTGCCCTGGTTGCCCGTGGGCGGCACCGGCTCGCCATCGCATCTCGTGCTGCCCGCGGTGGCGCTCGCCCTGCCCTCGACGGCGATGATCGCGCGCATGACCCGGTCGAGCGTGCTGGAGGTCCTGCGCGAGGACTACGTGCGCACCGCGCGGGCCAAGGGCGTACGCGAGCGCTGGGTCGTGACCAAGCACGCGCTGCGCAACGCGGCCATCCCCGTCCTGACGCTGCTGGGCCTCCAGGCGGGCCAGCTCATGGGGGGCGCCGTCCTCACCGAAACCGTGTTCGCGTGGCCGGGTCTCGGACGCCTCATGGTGAAGGCGATCTTCGCGCGGGACTACGTCCTCCTGCAGGGCGCGGTACTCGTATTCTCGCTCGCCTTCGTACTCGTGAACCTCATCGTGGATCTCTCCTACGGCGCGCTCGACCCGCGCGTCTCCCGGCAGGGCTAG
- a CDS encoding MBL fold metallo-hydrolase, which produces MTLEAVDRISVTTVVDNAVDNLRVDEKVARRWTHTRARRMPTLRAEHGLAHWVEVTRGRETSRIAFDWGLTGDSYLHNLHELGLDPADLDALALSHGHQDHWGGLPGFLRDSRRLMKRAMPFYAGSDHFLPRYSERAGDRVYIGRLDRAELERQDLDVRVIAKPTVLPEGVMLSGEMHETVPGETIPASLRVERDGEVVQDTFIGEQTLIAHVRGRGLVVVTSCSHRGIVGICRHAARVSGVPRIHAVMGGFHLSGLGEERVSLVVDEFRRLGLQWLVPQHCTGMEACIAIGRQLPSEMVVPSVGSTFTFEA; this is translated from the coding sequence ATGACGCTCGAGGCCGTCGATCGCATCAGCGTCACCACGGTGGTGGACAACGCCGTGGACAACCTGCGCGTGGACGAGAAGGTTGCGCGCCGGTGGACGCATACCCGCGCCCGGCGTATGCCTACCCTGCGCGCCGAGCACGGCCTTGCCCACTGGGTGGAGGTGACGCGCGGGCGCGAGACCAGCCGCATCGCCTTCGACTGGGGGCTCACCGGCGACTCGTACCTGCACAATCTCCACGAGCTCGGGCTCGACCCCGCAGACCTGGATGCCCTCGCGCTGTCCCACGGGCATCAGGACCACTGGGGCGGCCTGCCCGGGTTCCTTCGCGACAGCCGGCGGCTCATGAAGCGCGCGATGCCTTTCTACGCGGGCTCCGACCACTTCCTACCCCGCTACAGCGAGCGAGCGGGCGACCGCGTCTACATCGGCCGGCTCGACCGCGCGGAGCTCGAGCGTCAGGACCTGGACGTGCGGGTGATCGCCAAGCCCACCGTGCTGCCCGAGGGCGTGATGCTCTCCGGCGAGATGCACGAGACGGTGCCCGGCGAGACGATCCCGGCGTCGCTCCGCGTCGAACGCGACGGCGAGGTCGTGCAGGACACCTTCATCGGCGAGCAAACCCTGATCGCCCACGTGCGCGGCCGCGGCCTCGTGGTGGTGACCTCGTGCTCGCACCGCGGCATCGTGGGCATCTGCCGCCATGCCGCGCGCGTGAGTGGGGTGCCGCGCATCCACGCCGTGATGGGCGGGTTCCACCTGAGCGGGCTCGGCGAGGAGCGGGTGAGCCTGGTGGTGGACGAGTTTCGGCGGCTCGGCCTCCAGTGGCTGGTCCCGCAGCACTGCACCGGCATGGAGGCCTGCATTGCGATCGGCCGGCAGCTCCCGTCCGAGATGGTGGTGCCCTCCGTGGGCAGCACCTTCACCTTCGAGGCCTGA